In a single window of the Fusobacterium varium genome:
- a CDS encoding YhcH/YjgK/YiaL family protein: protein MIYGEIRELNQYRGISENLDKAIDYILSGKYKDGVPGKNEVDGDNLYFNYPNCPMTKELKDGFFEGHKQYIDIHVVISGEENLGYTPRSEVTLTKEYDEAGDYELYDGEVKNMFHLTPERFVMFFPEEPHMALLKVGEVKQITKVIFKVLV from the coding sequence ATGATATATGGAGAAATAAGAGAGTTAAATCAATATAGAGGAATTTCTGAAAATTTAGACAAAGCTATTGATTATATTTTAAGTGGAAAATATAAAGATGGAGTTCCTGGAAAAAATGAGGTAGATGGAGATAATTTATATTTTAACTATCCAAATTGTCCAATGACAAAAGAGTTAAAAGATGGGTTCTTTGAAGGACATAAACAATATATAGATATTCATGTTGTTATTTCAGGAGAGGAAAACTTAGGATATACTCCACGTTCAGAAGTAACTTTAACAAAAGAGTATGATGAAGCAGGGGATTATGAATTATATGATGGTGAAGTAAAAAATATGTTCCATTTAACACCTGAAAGATTTGTTATGTTTTTCCCTGAAGAACCACATATGGCATTATTAAAAGTTGGAGAAGTAAAACAAATAACAAAAGTTATTTTTAAAGTTTTAGTTTAA